One segment of Vallicoccus soli DNA contains the following:
- a CDS encoding DEDD exonuclease domain-containing protein codes for MQVAPRPPQQRRPAPAAAPVAAPVAVQATFDELGTPLREATFVVVDLETTGGSPASCAITEVGAVKVRGGEVLGEFQALVDPGTPIPPFIAVLTGITDAMVAGAERIEAVLPAFLEFLGADAVLVAHNAPFDVGFLQAACAATGRPWPGPRVLDTARIARQLVSRDEAPNCKLGTLARVFRARTTPDHRALSDARATVDVLHGMLERLGGLGVHSLEELATYTSRVSPAQRRKRHLAEGLPHAPGVYVFRDAQDRVLYVGTSKDLRTRVRSYFTASETRSRMAEMVGLAESVTPVVCATALEAQVRELRLIAEHAPRYNRRSRRPDKVTWLKLTPEAFPRLSLVRDVRDDGGAYLGPFSSSRSATAAMSALHEAVPLRQCTQRLSASGRGSACVLAEIGRCGAPCEGRQSRESYAVHASTVRAAFTGDARPVVGALSARIAALAAGERFEEAAAQRDRLTALVRAAARMQRLAGLTRCPEVVAARPTPELGWELALVRWGRLCGSAVVERGVDPWPAVRALVAAGEVVEPVLPGLTPTPAATAEETECVLRWVEQPGTRLVQVEGEWTSPAFGAGAHRALLDAADEARGAAAPFEDRRHLPMASRPVAAGSRLAV; via the coding sequence ATGCAGGTCGCACCACGTCCCCCGCAGCAGCGCCGCCCCGCTCCCGCCGCCGCGCCGGTCGCCGCGCCGGTCGCCGTCCAGGCGACGTTCGACGAGCTCGGCACGCCGCTGCGCGAGGCCACCTTCGTGGTCGTCGACCTCGAGACGACGGGCGGCTCGCCCGCCTCCTGCGCCATCACCGAGGTCGGCGCGGTCAAGGTGCGCGGCGGCGAGGTGCTCGGGGAGTTCCAGGCGCTCGTCGACCCGGGCACGCCGATCCCGCCGTTCATCGCCGTGCTCACCGGCATCACCGACGCGATGGTCGCCGGGGCCGAGCGCATCGAGGCGGTCCTGCCCGCGTTCCTGGAGTTCCTCGGCGCCGACGCCGTGCTCGTGGCCCACAACGCCCCCTTCGACGTCGGGTTCCTGCAGGCGGCGTGCGCCGCGACGGGCCGGCCCTGGCCGGGGCCGCGGGTGCTCGACACCGCCCGCATCGCCCGCCAGCTCGTGAGCCGCGACGAGGCGCCCAACTGCAAGCTGGGCACGCTCGCGCGGGTCTTCCGGGCCCGCACCACCCCGGACCACCGGGCGCTGTCCGACGCACGGGCCACGGTCGACGTCCTGCACGGCATGCTCGAGCGCCTCGGCGGGCTCGGGGTGCACAGCCTCGAGGAGCTCGCGACCTACACCTCGCGGGTCAGCCCCGCGCAGCGGCGCAAGCGCCACCTCGCCGAGGGCCTCCCCCACGCCCCGGGGGTCTACGTCTTCCGCGACGCGCAGGACCGCGTGCTCTACGTGGGCACCTCCAAGGACCTGCGCACCCGCGTGCGGTCCTACTTCACGGCGTCCGAGACCCGCAGCCGGATGGCGGAGATGGTGGGGCTGGCGGAGTCGGTCACGCCGGTCGTGTGCGCCACCGCCCTCGAGGCGCAGGTGCGCGAGCTGCGGCTCATCGCCGAGCACGCCCCGCGCTACAACCGGCGCTCGCGCCGGCCCGACAAGGTCACGTGGCTCAAGCTCACCCCGGAGGCCTTCCCCCGCCTGTCCCTGGTGCGCGACGTGCGCGACGACGGGGGCGCCTACCTCGGGCCCTTCAGCTCCTCGCGCAGCGCGACCGCGGCGATGAGCGCGCTGCACGAGGCGGTGCCCCTGCGCCAGTGCACCCAGCGCCTGTCCGCCTCGGGCCGCGGCAGCGCCTGCGTCCTCGCCGAGATCGGGCGCTGCGGCGCGCCCTGCGAGGGCCGGCAGAGCCGCGAGTCCTACGCGGTGCACGCCTCCACGGTGCGCGCCGCCTTCACCGGCGACGCCCGGCCGGTCGTCGGGGCGCTCAGCGCGCGCATCGCCGCGCTCGCGGCCGGCGAGCGCTTCGAGGAGGCCGCCGCCCAGCGCGACCGCCTCACGGCCCTCGTGCGGGCCGCCGCGCGCATGCAGCGGCTGGCCGGGCTCACCCGCTGCCCCGAGGTCGTGGCCGCCCGACCGACGCCCGAGCTGGGCTGGGAGCTCGCGCTGGTGCGCTGGGGCCGGCTGTGCGGCAGCGCCGTGGTCGAGCGCGGGGTCGACCCGTGGCCGGCGGTCCGCGCGCTCGTCGCGGCCGGCGAGGTCGTCGAGCCAGTGCTCCCCGGGCTCACCCCGACCCCGGCGGCCACCGCGGAGGAGACGGAGTGCGTGCTGCGGTGGGTCGAGCAGCCCGGCACCCGGCTGGTCCAGGTCGAGGGCGAGTGGACCTC